From one Culex quinquefasciatus strain JHB chromosome 3, VPISU_Cqui_1.0_pri_paternal, whole genome shotgun sequence genomic stretch:
- the LOC119769307 gene encoding uncharacterized protein LOC119769307, protein MDEDLRSLTKRERRWLNNLAVTDDFLKEYRAETDEKQVSVRIELLDDIYNKFFDNRYAIEELLREGEDDETAEDKAKREKMLKESDKVVTDFEKQYIDLKSRLREKLPRPPAPPEVAADNQVVVQQPVFSKVKLPDIRLPSFSGKMQEWICFRDTFLSLIDQNGHLTDMDRYTYLRSSLSGEALQEINNIDFTAINYSVAWQALMEKYENKKLLVKAYLDILFELEPLRRESYQGLSHLVSEFEKSLQMLAKLGEKAENWSTLLVHMICSRLDSATLREWESHHKSKEVPTYTKVIEFLKSQCSILQSIARVKSSNTDQRPSRPAVCNFAANSSSGRCRICNEPWHTPFQCNKFQTMNLQERIDFVMQNRLCRNCLKPGHLSRTCERGQCRHCRRNHHTMLHITRSSVPPTQTRPQTANPNRQPQNRPANTNQNQQNTATDTASNAIVRTGQNASDTSQQNTSHACIALPITPTQNILLSTALVKVKDRHGNTLLARALLDSCSQHCLMTKSFSTKLKFKQTPAYLSIQGIGPTAAVSTKVVSAEVCPRSSAISSFAEEMEFHVLPKLTIPLPTATIDPEHWKLPDCAQLADPQFFESKPIDLIIGAEFFMDLLREGKQKATEEGPTLQETVFGWIISGRVPNSTATEQSSTFVVSTAQLQADLAKFWELETCRNISTHSLEESACEEFFDKTTVRDEQGRFVVTLPKKNDVISRLGESKATAVKRLMGMERRFAANPELQKMYADFMHEYEALDHMEEIVDDASAGIKYYLPHHAVLRPDSTTTKLRVVFDASCATSTGVSLNDGLMVGPVVQDDLFNTVIRFRFHRYALVADIAKMYRMVRIAEADRPLQRIVWRKSPTEPVRTFELKTVTYGTASAPYLATKCLQRLAADGEARYPLAAKIVKQDFYVDDLLTGVDDLEEGMQLINEILELMESAGLSLRKWNSNCKQLLWRVPEHLRDGQSILEFDAASYTVKTLGLIWEPQSDTFRFSTPTWNSTSEITKRVVASDLSMHWDPLGVAGPVVVQAKIFVQQLWRHQYDWDAPLKEADQEFWLEYRRNLKGLEGLSVPRWIGVERKAKSVQIHGFCDASTKAYGACLYVRTEYEDGEVVVNLLTAKSRVAPIPKPKKKSKKKTSQNQPEEEQEQSNPEQDELDTEQTIPRLELSSALLLAHLYDKVANSLPFTPEAYFWTDSMITLCQIKSPPSRWKTFVANRVSEIQHLTRGGIWNHVPGTENPADIISRGMTPAQLQYQSLWSHGPCWLKLDKANWPHVEQIREEDLEASLLEERSVAAVLPTIEPSHIFSLNSSLTRLVRGVAYGIRFRHNAKQTHQNSKKLGPITSEEYDDALKRLVRIAQQECFQQEIADLKRGHQVQNNSRIAALNPQLVDGLLCVGGRLQNANVSASRKHPYILDHRHPFTETVIADYHVNLYHAGQQLLLSAVRGRFWPTSARNVVRKVIHSCVSCFRARPRVQNQLMADLPPERVNPCFAFQRVGVDYCGPFYLVHGLRRGSPVKCFVAVFVCLVTKAVHLELVANLTTEAFLAALKRFSARRGKPELIKCDNATNFVGASRELKELHRLFLNQEFQARVVAQTAADRIEFQFIPARTPNFGGLWESAVKSFKTLLKRTVGARKLFYDEMQTILTQIEAILNSRPLTPLSNDPNDFEALTPGHFLIHRPLMAIPEPDLDGIPENRLSAWQAVQHYVQTLWKTWTTQYLSDLHNRTKWTQQKDNIRVGTMVVLMCENVPPLKWPLARVTEVHPGQDGRVRVVTVRTKDGTFKRGASKICVLPIRDNTVPSSQQGEN, encoded by the coding sequence ATGGATGAGGATCTGCGTTCATTGACGAAGCGTGAGCGCAGGTGGCTGAACAACTTGGCTGTTACGGACGACTTCCTGAAGGAGTACAGAGCTGAAACGGATGAGAAGCAAGTTAGCGTGCGGATTGAGCTGCTGGACGACATCTACAACAAGTTCTTCGACAACCGCTACGCCATCGAAGAGCTGCTGAGAGAAGGTGAAGATGATGAAACTGCTGAGGACAAGGCAAAGCGTGAGAAGATGCTGAAGGAGTCGGACAAggtggtgacagattttgagaAGCAGTACATCGACCTGAAGTCTCGGCTGAGGGAGAAACTCCCACGCCCACCTGCTCCACCTGAAGTTGCTGCGGATAACCAAGTGGTCGTTCAACAACCTGTCTTCTCCAAGGTGAAGCTGCCAGACATTCGACTTCCGTCTTTCAGTGGCAAGATGCAGGAATGGATTTGCTTCCGAGATACGTTCTTGAGTCTGATTGATCAGAACGGTCATCTCACGGACATGGATCGGTACACGTACCTCCGTTCGTCGCTGTCCGGTGAAGCCTTGCAGGAGATCAACAACATCGATTTCACAGCAATCAACTACTCTGTGGCCTGGCAAGCGTTGATGGAAAAGTACGAGAACAAGAAGTTGCTCGTGAAGGCCTACCTCGACATTCTGTTCGAGCTGGAACCGCTGCGACGAGAAAGCTACCAAGGTCTGAGCCATCTCGTAAGCGAGTTCGAGAAAAGTCTTCAGATGCTCGCAAAGCTCGGCGAGAAGGCGGAAAACTGGAGCACCCTGCTCGTTCACATGATCTGTTCGCGGCTGGACAGTGCGACGCTGCGCGAGTGGGAGAGTCACCACAAGTCGAAGGAGGTTCCTACGTACACGAAGGTGATTGAGTTCCTGAAGAGTCAGTGTTCCATCCTCCAGTCTATCGCACGTGTGAAATCGAGCAACACTGATCAACGCCCATCAAGGCCTGCGGTGTGCAACTTCGCAGCGAATTCGTCGTCTGGTAGGTGCCGGATCTGCAACGAGCCCTGGCACACACCCTTCCAATGTAACAAGTTCCAGACGATGAACCTGCAAGAAAGGATCGATTTTGTGATGCAGAACAGGCTGTGCCGTAATTGTTTGAAACCTGGACACCTCTCCAGAACCTGCGAAAGAGGACAGTGCCGTCACTGTCGCCGTAATCATCACACGATGCTGCACATCACAAGATCCTCCGTTCCACCCACGCAAACAAGACCGCAGACAGCGAACCCGAATAGACAGCCACAGAACAGACCAGCCAACACAAACCAGAACCAGCAGAACACTGCCACGGACACTGCAAGTAATGCGATCGTCAGGACCGGACAGAACGCATCAGACACAAGTCAGCAGAACACAAGCCATGCATGCATTGCGCTTCCTATCACGCCTACCCAAAACATTCTGCTGTCGACTGCGCTCGTGAAGGTGAAGGATCGTCACGGAAACACCCTGCTGGCCAGAGCGCTACTAGATTCCTGCTCCCAGCACTGCTTGATGACGAAGTCCTTCTCAACCAAGCTGAAGTTCAAGCAAACTCCAGCGTACCTGTCCATTCAAGGAATTGGACCTACAGCAGCAGTCTCAACCAAGGTTGTCAGCGCAGAAGTTTGCCCTCGTTCGAGCGCCATTTCGTCGTTCGCAGAGGAGATGGAATTCCACGTGCTGCCGAAGCTAACCATCCCACTGCCGACTGCAACGATTGATCCCGAGCATTGGAAACTCCCAGATTGTGCGCAACTTGCCGATCCTCAATTCTTTGAGTCGAAGCCGATCGATCTCATCATCGGTGCGGAGTTTTTCATGGACCTGCTCCGGGAAGGAAAGCAGAAGGCGACTGAAGAAGGGCCGACACTCCAAGAAACGGTGTTCGGCTGGATCATTTCTGGACGCGTACCGAACAGTACGGCCACCGAGCAGTCGTCTACGTTTGTCGTCTCCACTGCACAGCTGCAAGCGGATCTCGCAAAGTTCTGGGAACTCGAAACGTGCCGCAACATCAGCACCCACTCACTGGAAGAGTCTGCTTGTGAAGAGTTCTTCGACAAAACCACTGTACGGGACGAACAAGGCCGTTTCGTTGTAACTCTGCCGAAGAAAAACGATGTTATTAGCCGGTTAGGAGAGTCAAAAGCAACTGCCGTGAAGCGGCTGATGGGAATGGAAAGAAGATTCGCAGCGAATCCAGAACTGCAGAAGATGTATGCTGACTTCATGCACGAGTACGAAGCTCTCGACCACATGGAAGAAATTGTCGATGACGCTTCCGCTGGAATCAAGTACTATTTGCCCCATCATGCTGTTCTCCGGCCAGACAGCACCACAACAAAGCTGCGAGTGGTGTTCGACGCTTCGTGCGCAACGTCCACTGGTGTTTCGCTCAACGACGGGCTCATGGTTGGTCCCGTTGTGCAGGATGACCTGTTCAACACAGTGATTCGCTTTCGATTCCACCGTTACGCACTCGTCGCTGACATCGCCAAGATGTATCGGATGGTGAGGATCGCTGAAGCAGATCGGCCTCTGCAACGAATCGTCTGGAGAAAGTCTCCTACCGAGCCTGTGCGTACGTTCGAGTTGAAGACCGTTACATACGGTACAGCGTCTGCGCCGTATCTCGCCACTAAATGTCTGCAAAGATTGGCTGCTGACGGAGAAGCAAGATATCCACTCGCTGCCAAGATTGTCAAGCAAGACTTTTATGTGGATGACTTGCTCACTGGCGTAGATGACCTGGAAGAAGGAATGCAGCTGATTAACGAGATCTTGGAGTTGATGGAGTCTGCTGGATTATCGTTACGCAAGTGGAACTCGAACTGTAAGCAGCTGTTGTGGAGAGTCCCCGAGCACTTGAGGGATGGTCAGTCCATCTTGGAGTTTGACGCTGCAAGCTACACCGTGAAGACGTTGGGACTGATCTGGGAGCCTCAATCTGACACCTTCCGATTCTCCACACCGACTTGGAACAGCACAAGCGAGATCACGAAGCGTGTGGTTGCATCCGATCTTTCTATGCATTGGGATCCGCTAGGAGTAGCTGGTCCAGTTGTCGTCCAAGCGAAGATATTCGTACAGCAGCTGTGGCGACACCAGTACGATTGGGATGCACCGCTTAAGGAAGCTGATCAAGAGTTTTGGCTGGAGTACAGACGGAACCTCAAAGGACTAGAAGGCCTCTCAGTTCCTCGCTGGATAGGAGTCGAACGGAAGGCCAAGTCAGTTCAAATCCACGGATTTTGCGACGCCTCAACCAAAGCATACGGAGCGTGTTTGTACGTGCGGACTGAGTACGAAGACGGCGAAGTAGTGGTGAACCTTCTTACGGCCAAGTCTCGAGTCGCACCAATCCCGAAGCCGAAGAAGAAGTCGAAGAAGAAGACGTCGCAGAACCAGCCAGAAGAAGAGCAAGAGCAGTCGAATCCTGAACAAGACGAGTTGGATACCGAGCAGACTATTCCCAGGCTGGAGTTGTCCTCTGCTCTTTTGCTCGCACACCTGTACGACAAAGTCGCCAATTCTCTCCCTTTCACGCCAGAAGCGTACTTCTGGACCGATTCGATGATTACGTTGTGCCAGATCAAGTCGCCGCCCTCGAGATGGAAGACATTCGTCGCGAACAGGGTTTCTGAGATTCAGCATCTCACTCGAGGCGGAATTTGGAATCACGTCCCAGGAACCGAGAACCCGGCTGACATAATCTCCCGCGGGATGACGCCAGCCCAGTTGCAGTACCAATCTCTCTGGTCCCATGGACCATGCTGGTTGAAGCTGGACAAAGCGAACTGGCCACACGTTGAGCAAATCCGTGAAGAAGATCTCGAAGCATCGCTCCTCGAAGAACGCAGCGTTGCTGCAGTGTTGCCAACGATCGAACCGAGTCACATCTTCAGCCTGAACTCGTCGCTCACACGTCTAGTACGTGGTGTTGCGTACGGTATTCGATTCCGCCACAACGCGAAGCAGACTCACCAAAATTCGAAAAAGCTCGGACCGATCACAAGCGAGGAGTACGACGATGCACTGAAGCGGTTGGTGCGCATCGCACAACAGGAATGCTTTCAACAAGAGATCGCTGACCTGAAAAGAGGTCACCAAGTGCAGAACAACTCGAGAATCGCTGCACTGAACCCACAGCTGGTAGATGGTCTACTCTGCGTTGGCGGCCGGCTGCAGAACGCCAATGTCTCAGCGAGCCGAAAACATCCGTACATCCTGGACCATCGTCATCCTTTCACCGAAACTGTTATCGCTGACTACCACGTGAACCTGTACCACGCTGGACAGCAACTGCTGCTGTCAGCTGTGCGCGGACGGTTTTGGCCGACCAGTGCCAGGAACGTGGTGCGCAAGGTGATTCACTCATGCGTAAGCTGCTTTCGCGCTAGACCACGTGTCCAGAACCAACTGATGGCGGACCTCCCGCCCGAGCGAGTCAACCCGTGTTTCGCATTCCAACGAGTTGGCGTTGACTATTGCGGACCGTTCTACTTGGTTCACGGTCTGCGCCGTGGATCTCCGGTGAAATGTTTCGTCGCTGTTTTTGTTTGCCTCGTCACTAAAGCGGTACACCTGGAGTTGGTGGCAAACCTGACCACAGAAGCGTTCCTAGCAGCACTCAAGAGATTCTCAGCCCGCCGCGGTAAACCCGAACTGATTAAGTGCGACAACGCAACGAACTTCGTGGGGGCTTCGAGAGAATTAAAGGAGCTGCACAGACTGTTCCTGAACCAAGAGTTCCAAGCGAGGGTGGTCGCGCAGACAGCAGCAGACCGCATTGAGTTCCAGTTCATCCCGGCGCGCACCCCGAACTTCGGTGGACTGTGGGAGTCCGCCGTAAAGTCGTTCAAGACGCTGCTGAAACGAACCGTTGGAGCTCGCAAGCTGTTCTACGACGAGATGCAGACAATCCTGACCCAAATTGAAGCGATCTTAAACTCCAGACCTCTGACCCCACTAAGCAACGACCCGAACGACTTTGAGGCCCTGACACCGGGGCATTTCCTCATTCATCGTCCACTCATGGCCATCCCAGAACCAGATCTGGATGGCATTCCGGAGAATCGACTTTCAGCGTGGCAAGCAGTTCAGCACTATGTGCAAACCCTGTGGAAGACGTGGACAACTCAATACCTCTCCGATCTCCACAATCGGACCAAATGGACCCAGCAGAAGGACAACATACGAGTCGGCACGATGGTGGTTCTGATGTGCGAAAACGTCCCACCACTGAAGTGGCCCCTGGCACGTGTCACCGAGGTGCACCCAGGGCAAGACGGACGTGTCCGAGTTGTCACAGTGCGGACTAAGGACGGCACATTCAAGCGAGGCGCATCTAAAATCTGCGTCCTCCCAATACGCGACAACACTGTACCATCTTCGCAGCAAGGGGAGAACTAG